One genomic region from Kamptonema formosum PCC 6407 encodes:
- a CDS encoding DUF192 domain-containing protein has translation MTNIDGTPSFDFLQGTLNNDTLRGLAGNDTIQGLGGNDLIFGNQDSDSVIGNEGADTLFGGQGNDTFYGSEGNDIINGDRGQDFLIGGEGTDILTGGVGDDLFVLDTAGASSLADADKITDFGNGNDRLVLTGGLKFNDLDIFLTEGNAVVKDRLTGKYLAVLQGVNNLIDSNFISLIGGIEQGQILPVSTTTNISGNAIGLEVAQTPIEQAIGLMYRSELPDNRGMLFPIEPPRNVKFWMRNVPIALDMIFLREGVVQAVIANAPPCFAESCPTYGPDAIVDGVIELRGGRAAELGLKVGDRVF, from the coding sequence ATGACTAATATTGATGGTACTCCTAGTTTTGATTTTTTACAAGGAACTCTCAACAACGACACTTTGAGAGGACTTGCAGGTAACGATACCATCCAAGGTTTAGGGGGAAATGACTTAATTTTTGGCAATCAAGACAGCGATTCCGTCATAGGTAATGAAGGTGCAGATACTCTTTTTGGCGGACAGGGAAATGATACCTTTTATGGCAGTGAAGGTAACGATATAATTAATGGCGATCGCGGTCAAGATTTCCTGATTGGTGGCGAAGGCACAGATATTTTAACTGGTGGTGTCGGTGACGATCTATTTGTCCTCGACACCGCAGGCGCATCTAGCTTAGCTGATGCAGATAAAATTACCGATTTTGGCAACGGTAACGATCGCCTAGTTTTGACAGGCGGACTGAAGTTTAACGACTTAGATATTTTTTTGACGGAGGGTAATGCAGTTGTGAAAGATCGGCTTACAGGCAAATATTTAGCAGTTTTACAAGGTGTTAACAACCTAATAGATTCAAATTTTATCTCCTTGATTGGTGGCATAGAACAAGGTCAAATTTTACCAGTTTCTACTACTACCAATATCTCAGGTAATGCGATTGGATTGGAAGTAGCGCAGACTCCTATTGAACAAGCGATCGGTTTAATGTACCGCAGTGAATTACCCGATAATCGGGGGATGTTGTTCCCCATTGAACCGCCACGAAATGTTAAATTTTGGATGAGAAACGTGCCGATCGCATTAGATATGATTTTTCTTCGGGAGGGGGTAGTGCAAGCTGTAATCGCCAATGCACCGCCTTGTTTTGCTGAATCTTGCCCTACTTATGGGCCAGATGCGATCGTTGATGGAGTGATTGAACTCAGGGGAGGGAGGGCGGCAGAATTAGGGTTGAAAGTAGGCGATCGCGTTTTTTAA
- a CDS encoding RpnC/YadD family protein, translated as MTYDNTCKYIAAQNPASFVRWLLPNIESTNIELLKTELPAEPLRADSLILLRVGDTILHLEFERLPYSVPPIPFRMLNYWVRLYGQYECKIEQVVIFLKRIDSHLVAVDSFQQQNTLHRYRVIRLWEQDSALF; from the coding sequence TTGACCTACGACAACACCTGTAAATACATAGCCGCACAGAATCCAGCAAGTTTCGTCCGCTGGTTACTTCCTAATATAGAATCTACCAATATCGAACTGCTCAAAACCGAACTTCCCGCCGAACCACTCCGCGCCGACTCCCTAATTCTACTGCGCGTCGGAGACACCATCCTCCACCTTGAATTTGAAAGATTACCCTATTCTGTGCCTCCGATTCCCTTCCGAATGCTGAACTATTGGGTACGCCTTTACGGGCAATATGAGTGTAAAATAGAACAAGTAGTAATTTTCTTAAAGCGGATTGACTCACATCTAGTTGCTGTAGACAGTTTTCAACAACAAAACACTCTACATCGCTACCGTGTCATTCGCTTGTGGGAACAAGATTCTGCACTTTTTTAG
- a CDS encoding nicotinate phosphoribosyltransferase — MKTATESDTTIGLTAGEDQELTLSPQDYSLLTDLYQLTMAACYVGEGLERQQASFELFARRFPENFGYLIAMGLAQALDYLEKFSFSPAQIEALQSTGIFANAPERFWELLATARFTGDVWAVPEGTAVFANEPLLRVDAPLWQAQLVETYLLNAINYQTLIATRSARLRDVAGPQAQLLEFGTRRAFGPQASIWAARAALAAGLDATSNVLAALKLGRKPAGTMAHALVMAIAAGEGSEEGAFAAFHRYFPGAPLLIDTYDTIAAARQLAERVNRGEMRLEGVRLDSGNLVELSREVRSLLPGVPIFASGDLDEWKIFELKNLGACIDGYGLGTKLVSGEPVNGVYKLVEINGIPVMKEASGKATYPGRKQIFRYLQNGQVRGDCLGLVTDVVNQSSVPLMELMVKDGERVRPVESLDAIAQRTAASVASLPAETRRLDNPISPVVEISPELEILTQRTKKR, encoded by the coding sequence ATGAAAACTGCCACTGAAAGCGACACGACCATCGGCTTGACCGCTGGGGAAGACCAAGAATTAACGCTTTCCCCACAGGATTATAGTCTGTTAACTGACCTCTACCAGTTGACGATGGCGGCTTGTTATGTGGGGGAGGGGTTGGAGCGACAGCAGGCTAGCTTTGAGCTGTTTGCTCGCAGGTTCCCAGAAAATTTTGGCTATTTGATTGCGATGGGTTTAGCCCAAGCATTGGATTATTTAGAGAAATTCAGCTTTAGTCCAGCACAGATTGAGGCTTTGCAGTCTACGGGAATTTTTGCGAATGCTCCTGAGCGATTTTGGGAGTTGTTGGCGACGGCCCGCTTTACTGGCGATGTTTGGGCGGTTCCAGAAGGGACGGCGGTGTTTGCAAACGAGCCATTGCTGAGGGTGGATGCTCCTTTGTGGCAAGCTCAGCTAGTGGAAACTTATTTGCTGAATGCGATTAACTATCAGACTTTGATTGCGACGCGATCGGCTAGGCTGCGCGATGTGGCGGGGCCGCAAGCTCAACTGCTGGAGTTTGGGACGCGCCGCGCTTTTGGCCCTCAAGCTTCTATTTGGGCGGCTCGTGCGGCCTTGGCTGCGGGTTTGGATGCGACTTCTAATGTTTTGGCAGCTTTGAAGTTGGGCCGCAAACCTGCGGGTACGATGGCTCATGCTTTGGTGATGGCGATCGCGGCTGGTGAGGGAAGCGAGGAGGGGGCGTTTGCGGCGTTTCACCGATATTTTCCGGGTGCGCCCCTGTTGATCGATACTTACGATACAATTGCTGCGGCGCGTCAGTTGGCGGAACGGGTAAATCGGGGTGAAATGCGACTGGAAGGGGTGCGGTTGGATTCGGGGAATCTGGTGGAGTTGTCGCGGGAAGTGCGATCGCTACTTCCGGGAGTGCCGATTTTTGCTAGCGGCGATTTGGATGAGTGGAAAATTTTTGAGTTGAAGAATTTGGGTGCTTGCATTGATGGCTATGGGTTGGGAACGAAACTGGTAAGTGGAGAGCCTGTGAATGGTGTTTATAAGTTAGTAGAAATTAATGGAATTCCGGTGATGAAGGAGGCTAGTGGGAAGGCGACTTATCCAGGCCGTAAGCAAATTTTTAGATATTTGCAAAATGGCCAAGTGAGGGGAGATTGTTTGGGATTAGTAACGGATGTTGTTAATCAGTCTTCTGTTCCGTTGATGGAATTAATGGTTAAGGATGGCGAACGGGTGCGGCCGGTAGAAAGTTTAGATGCGATCGCGCAGAGAACGGCCGCTTCTGTGGCTAGTCTTCCCGCTGAAACTCGCCGCTTAGATAACCCAATATCCCCGGTAGTAGAAATTTCGCCAGAGTTAGAAATTCTCACTCAACGAACAAAAAAGCGATGA
- a CDS encoding NUDIX hydrolase produces the protein MAGRGEKKSKSYSLADFKVGVDNVIFSVDTVQNRLLVLLVMRQDEPFLDHWSLPGTLVREGESLEDAAYRILAEKIRVKNLYLEQLYTFGDPGRDPREFTRGVRYLSVSYFALVRFEEAELIADGVSGIAWYPVKQVPQLAFDHNQVLEYGYRRLRNKLEYSPVAFEVLPEVFTLGELYQLYTTILEENFSDYSNFRARLLKLGFLSDTGVKVSRGAGRPASLYRFDKNAFAPFKDKPLVFI, from the coding sequence ATGGCTGGACGAGGCGAAAAAAAGAGTAAAAGTTACTCACTAGCAGACTTCAAAGTAGGAGTCGATAACGTGATTTTCTCAGTCGATACTGTACAAAATCGCCTGCTAGTTTTGTTGGTAATGCGGCAAGATGAACCTTTCTTAGATCATTGGAGTCTTCCGGGTACGCTGGTGAGGGAAGGAGAATCTCTTGAAGATGCAGCTTATCGGATTTTGGCCGAGAAAATCAGAGTAAAAAATCTGTATTTAGAGCAATTGTACACTTTCGGAGATCCGGGGCGAGATCCTAGAGAATTTACCAGGGGTGTTCGCTATCTTTCTGTAAGTTATTTTGCTTTAGTCAGGTTTGAAGAAGCGGAATTAATTGCTGATGGTGTGAGTGGAATTGCTTGGTATCCAGTTAAACAAGTACCGCAGTTAGCATTCGATCATAACCAAGTTTTAGAATATGGTTATCGCCGTTTGCGTAACAAGCTTGAATACAGTCCAGTTGCTTTTGAAGTATTACCGGAGGTCTTTACTTTGGGTGAGCTTTATCAACTTTACACTACTATTCTAGAAGAAAATTTCTCCGATTATTCTAATTTTCGCGCTCGGTTGTTAAAATTAGGTTTCTTATCGGATACTGGGGTAAAAGTGTCGCGAGGCGCTGGTCGTCCCGCTAGTTTATATCGCTTTGATAAAAATGCTTTTGCCCCTTTTAAGGATAAGCCGTTAGTGTTTATTTAG
- a CDS encoding BrnT family toxin, with amino-acid sequence MNKIIFQWDEQKNKINQQKHGISFEEAESVFFDDYALQFWDEDHSHEEERFLLLGISSKMRILIVVHCFREEDSLIRIISARKATKNESQEYRR; translated from the coding sequence ATGAATAAAATAATATTTCAATGGGATGAGCAAAAAAACAAAATTAATCAACAAAAGCATGGTATTTCTTTTGAAGAAGCTGAATCAGTTTTCTTTGATGACTATGCCCTTCAATTTTGGGATGAAGATCATTCCCACGAAGAAGAACGTTTTTTACTTTTGGGCATAAGCTCTAAAATGAGAATATTAATTGTAGTTCATTGTTTTAGAGAAGAGGATTCTCTCATTAGAATTATCTCAGCAAGAAAAGCAACTAAAAATGAAAGTCAAGAATATAGGAGATAA
- a CDS encoding adenylate/guanylate cyclase domain-containing protein: protein MSIAKPPLRKFRLRTSVVLPFVLQIVAAVGFVGYLSFRNSQQSINELTFQLSNKVTGQIDRHLESYLEKPHLLQGVLASAFRNGNLDPNDFQALERQFWSDIKLTDSVDYIYLGKDNGDFIGVQRYLDGKLVVKFRDRTTDSNRVVYEIEQPGDRFEQLQSKPYDPRDRPWYTVTMAAKAPTWTPIFTSKNLGVLQISPTTPVYDSQGQLVGVLSTNLLLAQLNQFLNGLSISKSGEAFIMERSGDLVASSTSEIPAVKVPGKEEPGRLKALDSKEPIIRFTAQKLQEQSNTLNQIQKPQQFQFVLNGKTQLVQISPLQQVKGLDWLIVVVIPEADFMAQIYENTRNTILFVIVALGIAIAIGIQTANWITRPLLRMSQASTEIAQGNLDQQIETSPILEIDILSHSFNDMSRQLKDSFAALHQSQEELRLANEELENRVERRTAQLRKEKERSEQLLLNILPSEIAERLKKTNESPAEHFEEATILFADIVGFTSLSSRMEPMELVGGLNQIFSAFDQLTEKYNLEKIKTIGDAYMVVGGLPLPRSDHATAIANMALDMQAYMQSLDSIFGESLEIRIGINSGPVIAGVIGIKKFIYDLWGDAVNVASRMESHGKPGYIQVTEATYAHLKDDYILESRGTIAVKGRGEMTTYWLVGRRSIEC from the coding sequence ATGAGCATCGCCAAACCCCCACTCCGAAAATTCCGGCTCCGCACCAGCGTTGTGTTGCCCTTTGTCCTGCAAATTGTGGCTGCTGTTGGGTTTGTTGGTTATCTCTCCTTCCGAAATAGTCAACAGTCAATTAACGAGTTGACCTTCCAACTTAGCAATAAAGTTACTGGTCAAATCGATCGACATCTGGAAAGCTATCTAGAAAAACCTCATTTATTGCAGGGGGTTTTGGCCTCAGCATTTCGCAATGGTAATTTAGACCCAAATGATTTTCAGGCTCTAGAGCGACAATTTTGGTCAGATATTAAACTAACAGATTCAGTTGACTACATTTATCTTGGCAAAGACAACGGCGATTTTATCGGAGTGCAGCGATACCTTGATGGTAAATTAGTAGTTAAGTTTCGCGATCGCACGACGGATTCTAATCGAGTAGTTTATGAGATCGAGCAACCGGGCGATCGCTTTGAGCAATTGCAATCTAAGCCCTACGATCCGCGCGATCGACCTTGGTATACTGTTACTATGGCTGCTAAAGCACCAACTTGGACTCCGATTTTCACCTCAAAAAATTTGGGCGTTTTACAGATTTCTCCTACTACTCCTGTCTACGACTCCCAAGGGCAATTGGTGGGAGTTTTGTCTACAAATTTGCTGCTAGCACAACTAAATCAATTTCTTAATGGCTTATCTATTAGCAAGTCGGGTGAAGCTTTTATCATGGAGAGATCGGGAGATTTAGTCGCCAGTTCAACTTCCGAAATTCCTGCGGTTAAAGTTCCGGGAAAAGAAGAGCCAGGGCGCTTGAAGGCTTTGGATAGCAAGGAACCCATCATTCGATTCACTGCTCAAAAATTGCAAGAACAAAGCAATACTTTGAACCAAATTCAAAAACCTCAGCAATTTCAGTTTGTGTTAAATGGTAAAACGCAACTGGTGCAGATTTCTCCACTACAACAGGTTAAAGGATTGGATTGGTTGATTGTGGTTGTGATTCCCGAAGCAGACTTTATGGCTCAAATTTATGAGAATACTCGTAACACGATATTGTTTGTAATAGTAGCATTGGGAATTGCGATCGCCATTGGCATTCAGACGGCTAATTGGATTACTCGTCCGTTGCTACGAATGTCCCAGGCATCAACAGAAATTGCCCAAGGAAATCTCGATCAACAGATAGAAACCAGTCCCATTCTAGAAATTGATATCTTAAGCCATTCTTTTAATGATATGAGTAGGCAATTGAAGGATTCTTTTGCTGCTTTACACCAAAGTCAAGAAGAGTTACGCCTTGCCAATGAAGAGTTAGAAAATCGGGTAGAACGGCGCACGGCTCAATTACGTAAGGAAAAAGAAAGATCGGAACAACTATTATTAAATATCTTACCATCTGAGATTGCGGAACGCTTGAAAAAAACGAACGAATCTCCGGCAGAACACTTTGAGGAGGCGACTATTTTGTTCGCTGATATTGTTGGCTTCACCAGCCTATCATCCCGCATGGAACCGATGGAGTTAGTCGGGGGACTTAATCAAATTTTCTCTGCCTTCGATCAGTTGACAGAAAAGTATAATCTGGAAAAAATCAAAACTATTGGTGATGCCTATATGGTAGTAGGCGGATTGCCTCTTCCGCGTTCAGATCATGCTACGGCAATTGCTAATATGGCATTAGATATGCAGGCTTATATGCAAAGTCTAGATAGCATTTTTGGGGAATCTTTGGAAATACGTATTGGCATTAATAGCGGGCCAGTTATTGCTGGAGTTATTGGTATTAAGAAATTTATCTACGATCTTTGGGGAGATGCTGTTAATGTGGCTTCTCGGATGGAATCTCATGGCAAACCTGGTTATATTCAGGTGACAGAGGCTACTTATGCTCATTTGAAAGATGATTATATACTGGAATCAAGGGGTACGATTGCTGTGAAAGGTCGGGGAGAAATGACGACTTACTGGTTAGTGGGTAGGCGATCGATTGAATGTTAA
- a CDS encoding diacylglycerol/polyprenol kinase family protein → MSIFTEIPTVGLQISLITAWLGLILLVAEGLNRFTSADPEISRKIVHIGSGNVILLAWWLKIPAWVGIGAGIVAGAIALISYLIPILPSINSVGRQSWGTFFYAVSIGVLIAWFWPVQLPQYAALGILVMTWGDGLAAVIGQRFGKHTYQIWGMQKSWEGSFTMFLVSFAVSSLILLAVQGNVWQTLGVSVVVGLVATTLESFSKFGMDNLTVPIGTAAIAFFLNQL, encoded by the coding sequence GTGTCGATCTTTACTGAAATTCCCACTGTTGGGCTGCAAATTTCCCTTATTACAGCCTGGTTAGGTTTGATTTTACTTGTAGCTGAGGGACTAAATCGGTTTACTTCGGCAGATCCAGAGATATCCCGGAAGATAGTACACATTGGTTCGGGGAATGTGATTTTGCTGGCGTGGTGGCTGAAAATTCCGGCTTGGGTGGGGATTGGGGCGGGGATTGTGGCGGGCGCGATCGCACTCATCTCTTACTTGATTCCTATTTTACCCAGCATTAACAGCGTCGGCCGACAAAGTTGGGGTACTTTTTTCTATGCTGTCAGCATCGGTGTTTTAATTGCTTGGTTTTGGCCTGTGCAACTACCACAATATGCTGCCTTGGGTATTCTTGTAATGACTTGGGGAGATGGACTAGCTGCTGTGATTGGTCAGCGTTTTGGTAAACATACTTATCAAATTTGGGGAATGCAGAAGAGTTGGGAAGGTTCTTTTACTATGTTTTTAGTTAGTTTTGCTGTTAGCAGTTTAATTTTACTGGCTGTTCAAGGTAATGTTTGGCAAACTTTGGGGGTTTCAGTTGTTGTTGGTTTAGTTGCGACTACTTTGGAATCTTTCTCCAAATTTGGCATGGATAATCTGACTGTACCGATAGGTACTGCTGCGATCGCGTTTTTCTTGAATCAATTGTAA
- a CDS encoding helix-turn-helix domain-containing protein, with translation MLYHLLLWLAKKFGSQIKHGQLIDLSLTHQDIAEFLGTTRVTITRALNNFEQQGLINRLSVHRIVLQDSEFLDYQI, from the coding sequence ATGCTTTATCATCTCTTGCTTTGGTTAGCCAAAAAGTTTGGTTCTCAGATAAAGCATGGACAGCTTATCGATCTCAGCTTAACCCATCAAGACATTGCTGAATTTCTGGGTACAACCCGCGTGACAATTACCCGTGCTCTGAATAATTTTGAGCAGCAAGGTTTGATTAACCGCCTTTCCGTTCATCGAATTGTTCTGCAAGATTCAGAGTTTTTGGATTATCAAATTTAA
- a CDS encoding NAD+ synthase — translation MKIAIAQLNPTVGDLTGNAKLILDAAKKAADANANLLLTPELCLVGYPPRDLLINPGFIEAAGQQLQQLAQNLPQNLIVLVGTVIPNPHAGKQGGKPLFNSVALLENGEVKRIFNKRLLPTYDVFDEDRYFEPGEKSEYFTIGKHKIGVTICEDLWNNEEFWGKRSYAGDPFSDLAKMGADLVVNLSASPYSVGKRKLREAMLRHSVTRYGKPIIYANQIGGNDDLIFDGSSFALNRLGEVVCSLTAFESDFVLLEYDENQRDLLPNVIKPLPESSDGEIWEALVLGVRDYVRKCGFSKVVLGLSGGIDSALVAAIATFALGAENVLGVLMPSPYSSDHSVKDAEELGKNLGITTEIIPIGELMKVYDKTLDPLFAETTFGLAEENIQSRIRGNLLMAISNKFGHLLLSTGNKSEMAVGYCTLYGDMNGGLAVIADVPKTRVYSLCQWLNSGELGTTFLPLLRGGRGGGITNYPKEIIPVNIITKPPSAELKPGQVDRDSLPPYDVLDDILHRLVEKHESAQQIIAAGHDEMVVKRVVQLVIRAEFKRRQAPPGLKISDRAFGTGWRMPIAKTWVQ, via the coding sequence ATGAAAATTGCAATTGCACAACTCAATCCTACTGTGGGCGATTTAACTGGCAACGCAAAACTAATCCTAGATGCCGCTAAAAAAGCGGCTGACGCTAATGCGAACCTGCTGCTAACGCCAGAACTTTGTTTAGTTGGTTATCCGCCGCGCGACTTATTAATTAATCCCGGTTTCATCGAAGCTGCGGGCCAACAATTACAGCAATTAGCACAGAATTTACCGCAAAATTTGATTGTCTTAGTAGGAACTGTAATTCCTAATCCCCACGCTGGGAAACAGGGCGGGAAGCCGTTATTTAATAGCGTTGCTTTGCTAGAAAATGGGGAAGTTAAGCGAATTTTTAATAAACGCTTGTTGCCTACCTATGATGTTTTTGATGAAGACAGATATTTTGAGCCTGGTGAAAAGAGCGAATATTTTACTATTGGAAAACATAAGATCGGCGTGACTATTTGTGAGGATTTGTGGAACAATGAAGAGTTTTGGGGAAAAAGGAGTTATGCTGGCGATCCTTTTTCTGACTTAGCCAAAATGGGTGCAGATTTAGTAGTGAATTTATCAGCTTCCCCTTACAGCGTTGGTAAACGAAAACTCCGAGAGGCGATGTTACGGCATAGCGTTACTCGTTACGGCAAACCTATTATTTATGCTAATCAAATAGGTGGAAATGACGATTTGATTTTTGATGGTAGTAGTTTTGCTTTAAATCGGTTGGGTGAAGTTGTTTGTTCCCTAACTGCTTTTGAATCTGATTTTGTATTGTTAGAATATGATGAGAATCAGCGAGATTTGTTGCCTAATGTAATTAAACCTCTCCCCGAATCTAGCGATGGAGAAATTTGGGAAGCGCTGGTTTTGGGAGTGCGAGATTATGTCCGCAAGTGCGGTTTTTCTAAAGTTGTGCTAGGTTTAAGCGGTGGGATAGATTCAGCTTTGGTAGCTGCGATCGCAACTTTTGCTCTGGGTGCAGAAAATGTCTTAGGCGTGCTCATGCCTTCCCCTTATAGTTCCGATCATTCTGTTAAAGATGCTGAAGAATTAGGTAAAAATCTCGGCATTACTACAGAAATCATCCCTATCGGCGAATTGATGAAAGTTTATGACAAAACTTTAGATCCTTTGTTTGCAGAGACAACTTTTGGGCTCGCAGAGGAGAATATTCAATCGCGGATTCGCGGTAATTTGTTAATGGCCATCTCTAATAAATTTGGGCATCTCCTACTTTCGACGGGCAATAAGTCAGAAATGGCTGTGGGTTATTGCACGCTTTACGGTGATATGAATGGCGGTTTAGCTGTAATTGCCGATGTTCCGAAAACTCGCGTCTATTCGCTGTGCCAATGGTTGAATAGTGGAGAATTGGGAACAACATTCCTCCCCTTACTAAGGGGGGGCAGGGGGGGTGGAATTACCAATTACCCTAAAGAGATTATCCCCGTCAATATTATTACTAAACCACCAAGTGCTGAATTGAAACCGGGGCAAGTAGATCGAGATTCTTTACCACCTTATGATGTTCTGGATGATATTCTACACCGATTAGTTGAAAAACACGAATCAGCTCAACAGATTATAGCTGCTGGACATGATGAAATGGTGGTTAAGCGTGTAGTGCAGTTGGTGATTAGGGCAGAGTTTAAGCGGCGACAAGCGCCTCCAGGGTTGAAAATTAGCGATCGCGCTTTTGGCACTGGTTGGCGAATGCCTATTGCTAAAACTTGGGTTCAGTAA
- a CDS encoding nicotinate-nucleotide adenylyltransferase produces the protein MKTIALFGTSADPPTAGHKTILSWLSQHFDWVAVWASDNPFKSHQTSLEHRSAMLLLTIQEINSPRNNICLHPELSSPRTQETVEKAKLMWGDADLTMVIGSDLVTQLPRWYKIELLLKQVKWLVVPRPGYPPEEIDLRQLRRMGAEVAIASLTGPNVSSTAYREKGDTEALTPPIEAYIHREHLYAWLDEAKKRVKVTH, from the coding sequence ATGAAAACAATCGCTTTATTTGGTACAAGTGCCGATCCGCCCACTGCGGGACACAAAACTATTCTTAGTTGGCTTTCTCAACATTTTGATTGGGTAGCAGTTTGGGCCTCTGATAACCCTTTTAAATCTCACCAGACATCATTAGAACACCGTTCAGCGATGTTGCTGCTAACAATTCAAGAAATTAATTCGCCCAGAAATAACATTTGCTTGCACCCAGAACTTAGCAGTCCTCGGACGCAAGAAACAGTGGAAAAGGCAAAATTGATGTGGGGAGATGCCGATTTAACAATGGTTATCGGTTCTGACTTGGTAACGCAGTTACCACGCTGGTACAAGATTGAACTATTGTTAAAACAAGTGAAGTGGCTGGTAGTACCGCGTCCCGGTTATCCACCGGAAGAGATAGATTTGAGACAGTTGAGGCGAATGGGTGCGGAAGTTGCGATCGCATCTTTGACTGGCCCAAATGTCTCTTCTACAGCTTATCGTGAAAAAGGAGACACGGAAGCCCTAACGCCTCCCATTGAAGCTTATATCCACAGGGAGCATTTGTACGCATGGCTGGACGAGGCGAAAAAAAGAGTAAAAGTTACTCACTAG